In Thauera sp. JM12B12, one DNA window encodes the following:
- a CDS encoding diguanylate cyclase encodes MPQPIDMRRYTQLKAAGELPSPRGVALAIIRLTQSSEVSLPELGRVIKGDPAFVGRLIKAANGLVAENRRAVVSVQEALMVLGLPAVRTLALGFSLLSTYRKGACAGFDYQRFWSSSLLMALSMQGLAQRVRVVPADEAFSLGLLARVGELALATLYPDAFSRLLADLHRSPQQQQLSLEDGAFAMNHCELGAAMLIEWGVPDALVQPVRFYEQPELAGYDEGSRGASLMQCLMLARAIAQLCLAPDSEHARLMQPMLRVSSRLGLERAEFVALCERVGRDWVDWGKLLQMRTESAPRFGELSGAAALDEGRGLASEDADAGGEAAEETPLRALLVVRERAATASMRGALEAAEVSVFEAVVAGGDAALEVAIDVQPHLLVVEWGAEGERLVRSLRDTRLGRGIYVIALVPAEDDALLLAASAAGVDDFIVQPVRRAALTLRLRACLRTLVLQGEIEREREELRNFTAELSIANRRLHEAALTDALTGLPNRRQAMESIHMEWAASIRHNRPLALMVVDVDGFKTINDAHGHDVGDIALRHAAEALRRAVRTQDLVCRTGGDEFIVLCPDTELAQARVVAERLRAGIEAVPVETGGPRLFLTASVGVCMRTPDMDGVEALIKGADEGLYLAKQRGRNRVVAIQAGADGA; translated from the coding sequence ATGCCGCAACCGATCGACATGAGGCGCTACACGCAGCTCAAGGCAGCCGGCGAACTGCCGTCTCCGCGCGGCGTCGCGCTCGCGATCATCCGCCTGACCCAGTCGAGCGAAGTGTCGCTGCCCGAGCTTGGCCGGGTGATCAAGGGCGACCCCGCCTTCGTCGGGCGGCTGATCAAGGCCGCCAACGGCCTCGTGGCCGAGAACCGCCGTGCCGTGGTGTCGGTGCAGGAGGCCCTGATGGTGCTCGGCCTGCCTGCGGTGCGGACGCTTGCGCTCGGTTTCTCGCTGCTGTCGACCTACCGCAAGGGCGCGTGCGCCGGCTTCGACTACCAGCGCTTCTGGTCGTCCTCGCTGTTGATGGCGCTGTCGATGCAGGGCCTGGCGCAGCGCGTGCGCGTGGTCCCGGCCGACGAGGCGTTCAGTCTCGGGCTGCTCGCCCGCGTCGGCGAGCTCGCCCTCGCCACGCTGTACCCTGACGCGTTCTCGCGCTTGCTCGCCGATCTCCATCGCAGTCCGCAACAGCAGCAGCTCTCGCTGGAAGACGGGGCGTTCGCGATGAACCACTGCGAGCTTGGCGCGGCCATGCTGATCGAGTGGGGCGTACCCGACGCGCTCGTGCAGCCGGTACGCTTCTACGAACAACCCGAGCTCGCCGGCTACGACGAGGGGTCGCGCGGCGCAAGCCTGATGCAGTGCCTGATGCTGGCGCGTGCGATCGCCCAGCTCTGCCTTGCGCCGGACAGCGAGCATGCACGCCTGATGCAGCCGATGCTGCGCGTGTCGAGCCGGCTCGGGCTCGAGCGTGCCGAGTTCGTCGCGCTGTGCGAGCGGGTCGGGCGCGACTGGGTCGATTGGGGCAAGCTGCTCCAGATGCGTACCGAGTCTGCGCCGCGTTTCGGCGAGTTGAGTGGCGCCGCCGCGCTCGACGAGGGACGCGGCCTCGCTTCGGAAGATGCAGACGCGGGTGGCGAGGCGGCGGAGGAGACGCCCTTGCGCGCCCTGCTCGTGGTGCGCGAACGTGCCGCGACGGCGAGCATGCGCGGGGCCCTTGAAGCGGCCGAGGTCAGCGTGTTCGAGGCCGTGGTGGCGGGGGGCGATGCCGCCCTCGAGGTCGCCATCGATGTCCAGCCCCACCTGCTCGTGGTCGAGTGGGGTGCCGAGGGCGAGCGCCTGGTGCGCAGCTTGCGCGACACCCGGCTTGGGCGCGGGATCTACGTCATCGCGCTGGTTCCCGCGGAGGATGACGCGCTGTTGCTCGCCGCCTCTGCAGCCGGCGTGGACGATTTCATCGTGCAACCGGTGCGACGTGCCGCGCTCACGCTGCGTCTGCGTGCCTGCTTGCGCACGCTCGTCCTCCAGGGCGAGATCGAACGCGAGCGCGAGGAGCTGCGCAATTTCACCGCGGAACTGTCGATCGCCAATCGCCGCCTGCACGAGGCCGCGCTCACCGATGCACTGACCGGCCTGCCCAATCGGCGCCAGGCGATGGAGTCGATACACATGGAATGGGCGGCGTCGATCCGCCACAACCGCCCGCTCGCCCTGATGGTCGTCGACGTCGATGGCTTCAAGACGATCAACGACGCCCATGGTCACGATGTCGGCGACATCGCCCTGCGCCACGCCGCCGAGGCGCTGCGCAGGGCGGTGCGCACCCAGGACCTCGTCTGTCGCACCGGCGGCGACGAGTTCATCGTGCTCTGCCCCGATACCGAGCTCGCGCAGGCGCGGGTCGTGGCGGAACGCCTGCGCGCGGGGATCGAGGCGGTGCCGGTCGAGACCGGCGGCCCGCGCCTGTTCCTCACCGCCAGCGTCGGCGTATGCATGCGCACGCCGGACATGGACGGCGTCGAGGCCCTGATCAAGGGGGCGGATGAGGGTCTCTACCTCGCCAAGCAGCGGGGGCGCAACCGCGTGGTGGCGATCCAGGCCGGCGCGGACGGGGCGTGA
- a CDS encoding NUDIX hydrolase produces the protein MKFCSSCGATVAFRIPPGDSLPRHVCEHCGTIHYQNPKVVVGALPVWEDKVLLCRRAIEPRHGMWTLPAGFMENEETTAQAAARETLEEACARIEVGELYTLIDVPHISQVHIIYRARLLDLDFRPGEESLDVALFTEDDIPWERIAFRSIAISLRHFFEDRRSGQWGVHTASLTPPPPEWR, from the coding sequence ATGAAATTCTGTTCGAGCTGCGGCGCCACCGTCGCCTTCCGCATTCCACCCGGTGACTCGCTGCCCCGCCACGTGTGCGAGCACTGCGGCACCATCCATTACCAGAACCCCAAGGTCGTCGTCGGCGCGCTGCCCGTGTGGGAGGACAAGGTCCTGCTCTGTCGACGCGCGATCGAACCCCGACACGGCATGTGGACGCTGCCCGCCGGCTTCATGGAGAACGAGGAGACCACCGCGCAGGCCGCCGCGCGCGAGACGCTCGAAGAGGCCTGCGCGCGCATCGAGGTCGGCGAGCTATATACGCTGATCGACGTGCCGCACATCAGCCAGGTGCACATCATCTATCGCGCCCGCCTGCTCGACCTCGATTTCAGGCCCGGCGAAGAGTCGCTCGATGTCGCGCTGTTCACGGAGGACGACATCCCCTGGGAGCGCATCGCCTTCCGCTCCATCGCCATCAGCCTGCGTCATTTCTTCGAGGACCGCCGCAGCGGGCAGTGGGGCGTCCACACCGCGAGCCTCACCCCGCCGCCCCCCGAGTGGCGGTGA
- the rsxA gene encoding electron transport complex subunit RsxA, with amino-acid sequence MTSYIFVVIGAVLVNNVVLVRILGLCPFMGVSKKLETAIGMGAATTFVLTVGSGTSYLIDHYLLQPLDLGYLRTLSFIVVIAAIVQLTELIIQKTSPLLHQVLGIYLPLITTNCAVLGVPLLNVGMKHNLLESLLFGFGSSVGFTLALVLFAGIRERLDGADVPLPFRGTAIAMITAGFMSLAFMGFAGLDRFH; translated from the coding sequence ATGACCAGCTACATCTTCGTCGTCATCGGCGCCGTCCTGGTGAATAACGTCGTTCTCGTCCGCATCCTCGGGCTGTGCCCGTTCATGGGTGTGTCGAAGAAGCTCGAGACCGCAATCGGCATGGGTGCGGCGACGACCTTCGTGCTCACCGTCGGCTCCGGCACCAGCTACCTGATCGATCACTACCTGCTGCAGCCGCTCGACCTCGGCTACCTGCGCACGCTGTCCTTCATCGTCGTCATCGCCGCGATCGTCCAGCTCACCGAGCTCATCATCCAGAAGACCAGCCCGCTGCTGCACCAGGTGCTGGGCATCTACCTGCCGCTGATCACCACCAACTGCGCGGTGCTCGGCGTACCGCTGCTCAACGTGGGCATGAAGCACAACCTGCTCGAATCGCTGCTGTTCGGCTTCGGCTCCTCGGTCGGCTTCACGCTCGCGCTGGTGCTGTTCGCCGGCATCCGCGAGCGCCTCGATGGCGCCGACGTGCCCCTGCCCTTCCGCGGCACGGCGATCGCCATGATCACCGCCGGCTTCATGAGCCTTGCGTTCATGGGCTTCGCCGGCCTCGACCGTTTCCACTGA